In Kushneria marisflavi, the following are encoded in one genomic region:
- a CDS encoding HAD-IIA family hydrolase produces MTTGKKMERDVDCWLTDMDGVLVHENKAIPGAAELINQWREKKKPFLVLTNNSIYTPRDLSARLARSGIEVPEEQLWTSALATAAFLKDQSPGGSAFIIGEAGITTAMHEAGFVMTDTDPDYVVLGETRTYSFEAITRAIRLINAGARFIVTNPDVTSPSQEGPLPATGAVAALITSATKREPYVVGKPNPMMFRSALNKLGAHSMRTGMIGDRMDTDVVAGIEAGLHTVLVLTGIADHSEVERYPFRPKEILDSVADLLEDNQQTQSAKKEQDSNKKSDSK; encoded by the coding sequence GTGACGACAGGCAAGAAGATGGAGCGCGACGTTGATTGCTGGCTGACCGATATGGACGGGGTGCTGGTGCATGAAAACAAGGCCATTCCGGGAGCTGCCGAGCTGATCAATCAGTGGCGGGAGAAGAAAAAGCCCTTTCTGGTGCTGACCAATAACTCGATCTATACCCCGCGCGATCTCAGTGCACGCCTGGCGCGCAGCGGTATCGAGGTCCCCGAGGAGCAGCTCTGGACCTCGGCGCTGGCCACCGCCGCCTTTTTGAAGGATCAGTCGCCCGGTGGATCGGCCTTCATCATTGGCGAGGCCGGCATCACCACGGCCATGCATGAAGCCGGCTTTGTCATGACGGATACCGATCCGGACTACGTGGTGCTGGGCGAGACGCGAACCTACTCGTTTGAGGCCATTACCCGCGCCATTCGTCTGATCAATGCAGGCGCCCGTTTCATTGTCACCAACCCCGATGTGACCAGCCCCAGCCAGGAAGGCCCGCTACCGGCCACCGGTGCGGTAGCGGCGTTGATCACCAGCGCGACCAAACGCGAGCCCTATGTGGTGGGCAAACCCAACCCGATGATGTTTCGCTCGGCGCTCAACAAGCTGGGCGCTCACTCCATGCGTACCGGCATGATCGGCGATCGCATGGATACCGACGTGGTCGCCGGTATCGAGGCCGGGCTGCATACCGTGCTGGTACTCACCGGTATCGCTGATCACTCCGAAGTCGAACGCTACCCGTTTCGTCCCAAGGAAATCCTCGACTCCGTGGCAGATCTGCTGGAGGACAATCAGCAGACGCAAAGCGCAAAGAAGGAGCAAGACAGCAATAAAAAGTCCGACAGCAAGTAA
- a CDS encoding molybdopterin-containing oxidoreductase family protein has product MKRRSFIKAGIAALAGLRKGEYIYLGVGGALGAAAVGGALMTPSLPRKVKNDYNRARSVKSVCLNCSTVCGIEGFVIDDRVVKIRGNPKDPNMGSYMTCAKGQSGPTINDYPERLVYPLKRAGARGEGLWQRISWEEAYDEIAGRIQKSIDDGHPERVVLHAGRSRINTEIKRFLGAIGSPVQLNHRALCSSSKRGANYVSLGDTDWESIDAERCRYFLNFGSNFYEAHQGGLHLVKRVIKARFDHGATLVTFDVRLSNTAGRSDEWFAPFPGTEGAVALAMAHVIMRESEFDREFVEHFVNLSATEIIDFLSDYTPEWAAAESGLAAADIERVALAFARARPTAVAFTNRGTGSHYNGMNAERAVVMLNALVGSIGRPGGYCYGTEEKLRAERYPQPEPIPPKPAVRTDLEDPPEWPLANRWQKMKVGQIVYEYIRQGRAKVDVYLSYTISSPMNWPEGRTTTVGVLKDESLIPFHACSDVVYSEMAHYADLILPDATYLERWGLETRSSPELRHFVTLRQPMVAPPGEARSYADVLFDIGRRLGPEQARYFEFGDHEAFVRHQCRHIPAGDEADGFEWMKRHGARVDEVPKSYEVHRRVLSDAELAGARIDDDRGVILQRDNKGQEQAIGLMIDEGGAPRAVRGFGTPSRRFEIYSREVAEVAREQGIHHDGLPGYLPVPAHVDLPEDRFILTSFKWNVHTQGRTANQKYLSEIVHDNPMWINPGTATRLGIVSGDLVELTTYRPLSSDRGDRAFRGTGEPIGSQQVRVVVTEGIHPRVVAISNSLGYVVSGRAAMARQGSRAQEAALGHKAYGPAPERDDLRDHLWWDKRLGGRGNGVNVNALQPINPEPLIGNQAWFDTVCSLRRLKERRI; this is encoded by the coding sequence AAAGCGTATGCCTCAACTGCTCGACCGTGTGCGGCATCGAGGGGTTTGTCATCGATGACCGGGTGGTCAAGATTCGGGGCAATCCGAAAGATCCCAACATGGGCAGTTACATGACCTGCGCCAAGGGTCAGAGCGGGCCGACCATCAATGACTATCCCGAGCGTCTGGTCTACCCGCTCAAGCGGGCCGGCGCTCGGGGGGAAGGTCTGTGGCAGCGCATCAGCTGGGAGGAAGCCTATGACGAGATTGCCGGACGGATTCAAAAAAGCATCGATGACGGCCATCCCGAGCGGGTGGTGCTGCATGCCGGGCGCTCGCGCATCAATACCGAAATCAAGCGCTTTCTGGGCGCCATCGGCTCACCGGTCCAGCTCAACCACCGCGCCCTGTGCTCCTCGAGCAAGCGCGGCGCCAACTATGTGAGCCTGGGCGACACCGACTGGGAGTCGATCGACGCCGAACGCTGTCGTTATTTTCTCAACTTTGGCTCTAACTTTTATGAAGCCCACCAGGGCGGGCTGCATCTGGTCAAGCGCGTCATCAAGGCCCGCTTTGATCACGGCGCGACGCTGGTGACTTTCGATGTGAGGCTTTCCAACACCGCCGGGCGCAGCGATGAATGGTTCGCCCCCTTTCCCGGTACCGAAGGGGCCGTGGCGCTGGCCATGGCGCATGTCATCATGCGCGAGAGTGAGTTTGACCGTGAGTTTGTCGAGCACTTCGTCAATCTCTCGGCCACCGAGATCATCGACTTCCTGAGCGATTACACTCCCGAATGGGCGGCCGCCGAATCAGGCCTTGCCGCCGCCGATATCGAACGGGTCGCACTGGCCTTTGCGCGTGCCCGGCCCACCGCCGTGGCCTTCACAAACCGTGGCACCGGCTCGCACTACAACGGCATGAATGCCGAGCGCGCCGTAGTCATGCTCAACGCGCTGGTCGGCTCCATCGGACGGCCCGGTGGCTACTGCTACGGTACGGAAGAAAAGCTGCGCGCCGAGCGCTATCCGCAGCCCGAGCCCATCCCGCCCAAACCTGCCGTCAGGACCGATCTGGAAGATCCACCGGAATGGCCGCTGGCCAACCGCTGGCAGAAGATGAAGGTGGGTCAGATCGTCTATGAATACATCCGCCAGGGGCGCGCAAAAGTGGATGTCTATCTCTCCTATACCATCAGCTCGCCCATGAACTGGCCGGAGGGGCGCACCACAACGGTCGGGGTGCTCAAGGATGAATCGCTGATCCCCTTTCACGCCTGCTCGGATGTGGTCTATTCCGAGATGGCGCACTACGCCGACCTGATACTGCCGGATGCCACCTACCTGGAGCGCTGGGGGCTTGAAACCCGCAGCAGCCCCGAACTTCGCCACTTTGTGACCCTGCGCCAGCCCATGGTGGCCCCGCCGGGCGAGGCGCGCAGCTACGCCGACGTGTTGTTTGATATCGGCCGGCGGCTGGGCCCGGAGCAGGCGCGCTATTTCGAGTTCGGCGATCACGAGGCCTTCGTGCGCCATCAGTGTCGCCACATCCCTGCAGGCGATGAGGCCGATGGCTTTGAATGGATGAAGCGCCACGGCGCCCGCGTCGATGAGGTCCCCAAAAGCTACGAGGTGCATCGCCGGGTCTTGAGTGACGCCGAGCTTGCCGGGGCGCGCATCGATGACGATAGAGGCGTGATCCTTCAGCGTGACAATAAGGGGCAAGAACAGGCCATCGGACTGATGATCGATGAGGGCGGTGCGCCGCGTGCCGTGCGCGGGTTTGGCACGCCCTCACGGCGCTTTGAGATCTACAGCCGGGAAGTGGCCGAGGTCGCCAGAGAACAGGGCATCCACCATGACGGGCTGCCGGGCTATCTACCGGTGCCGGCCCATGTGGATCTGCCGGAGGATCGCTTCATTCTGACCAGCTTCAAGTGGAACGTGCATACCCAGGGGCGCACGGCCAATCAGAAGTACCTCAGCGAAATCGTTCACGACAACCCGATGTGGATCAATCCGGGCACCGCGACGCGTCTGGGCATCGTCTCGGGGGATCTGGTCGAACTGACCACCTATCGCCCGCTCAGCAGCGACCGGGGGGACCGGGCCTTTCGCGGTACCGGCGAGCCGATCGGCAGCCAGCAGGTGCGCGTGGTGGTGACCGAAGGCATTCATCCGCGAGTGGTCGCCATCTCCAACAGTCTGGGCTACGTCGTCTCCGGACGTGCGGCCATGGCGCGTCAGGGATCAAGAGCTCAGGAGGCTGCGCTTGGCCACAAGGCTTATGGACCGGCGCCCGAGCGCGACGACCTGCGTGATCACCTGTGGTGGGACAAGCGTCTGGGCGGGCGCGGCAATGGCGTCAACGTTAATGCCCTGCAGCCCATCAATCCCGAGCCATTGATCGGCAACCAGGCCTGGTTTGACACCGTATGCAGTCTGCGGCGGCTCAAGGAGCGCCGTATCTGA
- a CDS encoding DMT family transporter, with amino-acid sequence MAALPCDAAARHSRGLMLATVGIVVLSFDSLLVRLAGTDGWNIAFWRGALMAIVMGLFYCQRRRLATLNAHRGVSLISAGLLAAISLLFVMAVMHTRVANVVVILSTAPLFAAIFTRLFLQEQVAARTWIAIGLAMLGLVIVFAGSLTGEGLLGDMYALGAAMAVGANLTLLRRYQTLDRLPLIAGGGIMTALVAWPMATPLALETQSYVVLAVMGLIQMPLATALINNATRYLPSAEVALFYLVEAILGTLWVWWLLGENPPEATLYGGLLTLVTLLGNAWLGLRRSRLRRVSATSPAR; translated from the coding sequence ATGGCCGCCCTGCCCTGCGATGCTGCCGCCCGTCACTCACGCGGGCTGATGCTGGCCACCGTCGGTATCGTTGTTCTGAGCTTCGACAGCCTGCTGGTTCGGCTGGCAGGTACCGACGGCTGGAACATCGCCTTCTGGCGCGGCGCACTGATGGCCATCGTCATGGGGCTTTTCTACTGCCAGCGCCGGCGACTGGCCACGCTCAACGCCCATCGCGGCGTGTCGCTGATCTCTGCCGGGCTGCTGGCGGCCATCTCGCTTTTGTTCGTGATGGCGGTGATGCATACCCGTGTGGCCAACGTGGTGGTCATTTTGAGCACCGCACCCCTGTTTGCGGCCATTTTCACCCGGCTGTTTCTACAGGAGCAGGTAGCAGCAAGAACCTGGATCGCAATCGGCCTTGCCATGCTGGGGCTGGTGATTGTCTTTGCCGGCTCATTGACCGGCGAGGGGCTACTCGGCGATATGTACGCACTCGGTGCCGCCATGGCCGTGGGCGCCAATCTGACGCTGCTGCGACGCTACCAGACCCTGGACCGCCTTCCCCTGATTGCCGGCGGTGGGATAATGACGGCCCTGGTGGCGTGGCCCATGGCAACGCCGCTGGCACTGGAGACACAGAGCTATGTGGTGCTCGCCGTCATGGGACTGATTCAGATGCCGCTGGCCACGGCACTGATCAACAACGCCACCCGCTATCTGCCTTCTGCCGAAGTGGCGCTGTTCTATCTGGTCGAGGCGATTCTGGGCACGCTGTGGGTCTGGTGGCTTTTAGGCGAGAACCCGCCGGAGGCCACGCTCTACGGCGGGCTGCTGACGCTGGTCACGCTGCTGGGCAATGCCTGGCTGGGCCTGCGACGATCACGCCTTCGCAGAGTCTCGGCCACGTCGCCAGCACGATAG
- a CDS encoding glycosyltransferase family 9 protein, which translates to MSLKTAVRTNTILKTLAQGIEKRARRGVTFLITKPLRKSESVDVENLQGPLKILLVRPNYRIGNALIMSPVIETFRQRFPDARIDLLTTDSTRSLFRHQRLDRVLTLSRDAIVRPWRFPAMIRQLRQERYDLAVQVGPSSLTGLIFVRCIKSRYTMGKGKRGQRWFDIEVSGDQAHAYDIPQMFARALETPCRDRPLMRLSHGECSIGRGELEELGIDFDDAGRPAPFVALFVGGHLDKRLPLSFWQESIKALEAAGQRYVVFVGPEELRHAPMLEQEMANSRYGALCRPRPLRIFAAMLHYARYLVSPDSGPLHIGAALDVPVMALVQKRKSLKFVPRGPLDIVLWQPNARQLVAAVTTPELYQGRREVEAFEASMTADMTLTSSAPQMP; encoded by the coding sequence ATGTCTCTGAAAACAGCGGTTCGCACCAATACAATTCTTAAAACACTCGCGCAGGGTATTGAAAAAAGAGCACGCCGCGGCGTGACCTTTCTCATTACGAAACCCCTTCGAAAAAGTGAAAGCGTTGACGTCGAAAACCTTCAGGGCCCGTTAAAAATACTGCTGGTGCGACCCAACTATCGCATCGGCAATGCATTGATCATGTCGCCTGTCATCGAAACCTTTCGACAGCGTTTCCCTGATGCCCGAATTGACCTTCTCACGACTGACAGCACCCGGTCGCTGTTTCGCCATCAGCGGCTGGACCGCGTTCTGACCCTGTCGCGTGATGCTATCGTGCGCCCATGGCGTTTTCCCGCCATGATTCGCCAGCTGCGTCAGGAGCGATATGACCTTGCCGTACAGGTGGGCCCCAGCTCGCTGACCGGACTGATCTTCGTGCGTTGTATTAAAAGCCGCTACACCATGGGCAAGGGCAAGCGCGGACAGCGCTGGTTCGATATCGAAGTCAGCGGCGATCAGGCCCATGCCTACGACATTCCTCAGATGTTTGCCCGGGCGCTTGAAACGCCCTGTCGCGATCGCCCGCTGATGCGGCTAAGCCATGGAGAGTGCAGCATCGGGCGCGGTGAACTCGAAGAGCTGGGCATCGATTTTGATGATGCCGGGCGGCCAGCCCCCTTCGTGGCGCTGTTTGTAGGAGGTCATCTCGACAAGCGTCTGCCCCTGAGCTTCTGGCAGGAGAGCATCAAGGCACTGGAGGCGGCTGGTCAGCGCTACGTGGTGTTTGTAGGTCCCGAAGAGCTGCGCCATGCGCCCATGCTTGAACAGGAGATGGCCAATAGTCGCTATGGTGCGCTCTGTCGGCCCCGGCCGCTGCGTATCTTTGCGGCCATGTTGCACTACGCTCGCTATCTCGTCAGCCCTGACTCCGGGCCACTGCATATTGGCGCGGCGCTGGATGTGCCGGTCATGGCGCTGGTGCAAAAGCGCAAGTCACTGAAGTTTGTCCCGCGCGGGCCGCTGGACATTGTGCTCTGGCAGCCGAATGCCCGCCAGCTGGTGGCGGCCGTGACCACGCCCGAGCTGTATCAGGGCCGTCGTGAGGTGGAGGCATTTGAGGCCAGCATGACTGCGGATATGACGCTGACGTCGTCGGCACCTCAGATGCCCTGA
- a CDS encoding acyltransferase family protein, which yields MTTTSPVHGGQRIAWIDAAKGACIFMVVLWHTTIFSYAQIDFGSLPLDSWWTGALTAFKPLRMPLFFLISGFLAHSAITRKSWQETFKSRVATLFWLYLLWMAINWIAISLMRTQIPGAAEIIPGEAYTLNIIEFVRGVFLADSGIWYLYALVLYFVVCKTFNRVAIPLLIVLALLQIFSEYITDVWNFKKLLDYGIFYAMGCFGRDRIAHVYAEFSAKRWVLVGAGLLASMAVARQLGIFYLPATQLFLSCLMVSFAIDTLSLILRFWQMRTLQALGKRTLPVYVIHMLLVHPLTLVMVDVELSGSLGQAIAVALPIIIATVVCAGCLLVRYLLDHGPGRALFDFPALRNRPVTQNA from the coding sequence ATGACTACAACTTCTCCTGTTCATGGCGGTCAGCGTATCGCCTGGATTGATGCCGCCAAGGGCGCCTGCATTTTCATGGTGGTACTGTGGCATACCACCATTTTTTCCTACGCTCAGATCGATTTTGGCAGCCTGCCACTGGATAGCTGGTGGACCGGTGCGTTGACAGCCTTCAAGCCGCTGCGCATGCCGCTGTTCTTTTTGATTTCCGGCTTTCTTGCGCACTCGGCCATTACCCGCAAGAGCTGGCAGGAAACGTTTAAATCCCGTGTGGCAACCCTGTTCTGGCTCTATCTGCTGTGGATGGCGATCAACTGGATCGCGATCTCACTCATGCGCACGCAAATTCCAGGCGCCGCCGAAATCATTCCCGGTGAGGCCTACACGCTCAACATCATCGAGTTCGTTCGTGGTGTCTTTCTGGCCGACAGCGGCATCTGGTATCTCTATGCGCTGGTGCTCTACTTTGTGGTCTGCAAGACCTTCAATCGGGTCGCCATTCCGCTTCTGATTGTACTGGCTCTACTGCAGATCTTCTCCGAGTACATCACGGATGTCTGGAACTTCAAAAAGCTGCTGGACTACGGCATTTTCTACGCCATGGGCTGCTTTGGTCGCGACCGGATTGCTCATGTTTATGCCGAATTCAGCGCCAAACGCTGGGTCCTGGTGGGTGCAGGGCTGCTAGCTTCGATGGCCGTAGCACGTCAGCTGGGCATTTTTTATCTGCCGGCGACACAGCTTTTTCTCTCCTGTCTGATGGTTTCGTTTGCCATCGACACTCTGAGCCTGATTCTGCGCTTCTGGCAAATGCGCACCCTGCAGGCCCTGGGCAAGCGGACCCTGCCGGTGTACGTCATTCATATGCTGCTGGTTCACCCCCTGACGCTTGTGATGGTCGATGTTGAACTCAGCGGGTCACTGGGTCAGGCCATTGCCGTCGCGCTGCCCATCATCATCGCCACCGTTGTCTGTGCTGGCTGTCTGCTGGTGCGTTACCTGCTGGATCACGGCCCGGGGCGAGCGCTATTTGATTTCCCGGCCCTGAGAAATCGGCCGGTAACGCAGAACGCCTGA
- a CDS encoding glycoside hydrolase family 15 protein, producing MQASRCIEDYGFIGNLKTAALIDRDACIAWLCLPRFDAEACCALLLGEQHNGYWQISPQDPVVSRSRHYRGETLVLETEFETASGRVAVIDFMPPIQKGQTHNDLVRVVEGRQGHVEMQSRALFRFDYGRVAPFSHYQDGVMSAVVGPDSLRLVSEAALEENEEGVCCARFNVASGERVAFVLTWHLAWQTPPEVLDADLEQQAVEQWWQQWSSRCEIDDRYRAPVIRSLITLKALTDADTGGILGAATTSLPEISGGEANWDYRYTWLRDASFVLHALLDSGYREEAEAWRSWLLRAVAGGPESLQPMYGIGGERRLVEHELPWLAGFNGATPVRIGNGAWQQQQLDVYGEVMDALHRARRHALAPESDLWHVQYQLLEYLEQHWQEPGAGLWELRGPQRHYTHSRVMVWVAFDRAVKAVEYFDMKGDLERWKALRQQVHDEVCAQGFNARRQSFVQYYGGDELDVSALLLPLMGFLPADDPRMVSTVDLIRKELGYDDFLYRFLTDKKQACLTDGEGAFVIGCFWLVDNLVLQERHDEAQALFDRLLEIRNDLGLMSEEYDPRCRRQLGNVPQAFSHVGLINSAHLLARGACSSKGYP from the coding sequence ATGCAGGCATCCCGGTGTATCGAGGATTATGGCTTTATCGGCAATCTGAAAACCGCAGCGCTCATTGATCGCGATGCCTGCATAGCGTGGCTCTGTCTACCACGATTCGACGCTGAGGCCTGCTGCGCGCTGCTGCTGGGAGAGCAGCACAATGGTTATTGGCAAATCTCTCCGCAGGACCCGGTCGTGTCTCGCTCGCGCCACTACCGTGGCGAGACGCTGGTGCTTGAAACCGAGTTTGAAACCGCAAGCGGGCGGGTCGCGGTGATCGATTTCATGCCGCCCATTCAGAAGGGACAGACGCATAACGATCTGGTGCGTGTAGTCGAGGGACGCCAAGGCCACGTCGAGATGCAAAGCCGGGCCCTCTTTCGTTTTGATTACGGCCGGGTGGCGCCTTTCTCGCACTATCAGGATGGCGTCATGTCGGCCGTGGTCGGGCCTGACAGTTTGCGTCTGGTATCAGAGGCAGCCCTTGAAGAAAATGAAGAAGGCGTCTGCTGCGCCCGGTTCAATGTCGCTTCCGGTGAGCGCGTCGCCTTTGTGTTGACCTGGCACCTTGCCTGGCAAACACCTCCGGAAGTCCTGGATGCCGATCTTGAACAGCAGGCGGTAGAACAGTGGTGGCAGCAGTGGAGCAGTCGTTGTGAGATTGACGATCGATATCGTGCGCCGGTCATACGCTCCCTGATTACCCTTAAGGCGCTGACCGATGCCGATACAGGCGGTATCCTGGGGGCAGCGACGACCTCCTTGCCCGAAATCAGTGGTGGAGAAGCCAACTGGGACTATCGCTACACCTGGCTGCGAGATGCCTCGTTTGTGCTGCATGCGCTGCTGGATAGTGGCTATCGGGAGGAGGCCGAGGCCTGGCGCTCATGGCTGCTGCGCGCGGTGGCTGGCGGGCCTGAAAGCCTGCAGCCCATGTATGGCATCGGTGGCGAGCGGCGCCTTGTGGAGCATGAGTTGCCGTGGCTGGCAGGCTTTAATGGGGCAACACCAGTGCGCATTGGCAACGGCGCCTGGCAGCAACAACAGCTGGATGTCTACGGTGAAGTCATGGATGCCCTGCACCGGGCGCGCCGACACGCACTGGCGCCTGAAAGCGATCTCTGGCACGTGCAATATCAGCTGCTGGAATATCTGGAGCAGCATTGGCAGGAGCCCGGTGCCGGCCTCTGGGAGCTGCGTGGTCCACAACGCCATTATACGCACTCCAGAGTCATGGTCTGGGTGGCCTTTGATCGCGCGGTCAAGGCAGTGGAATACTTTGATATGAAAGGTGATCTCGAGCGCTGGAAGGCACTGCGACAGCAGGTGCACGATGAAGTGTGCGCCCAGGGGTTCAATGCCCGTCGTCAGAGCTTTGTCCAGTATTACGGTGGTGATGAGCTCGACGTGTCGGCACTACTGCTACCCCTGATGGGATTCTTGCCGGCAGACGATCCGCGCATGGTCAGCACGGTTGATCTCATTCGCAAGGAGCTGGGCTACGATGATTTTCTATATCGTTTCCTGACCGATAAAAAGCAGGCGTGTCTGACAGATGGCGAAGGCGCCTTTGTGATCGGCTGCTTCTGGCTGGTAGATAATCTGGTGCTTCAGGAGCGACATGATGAGGCCCAGGCCCTTTTTGACCGGCTGCTGGAAATTCGTAACGATCTGGGACTGATGTCGGAGGAGTATGACCCGCGTTGCCGGCGTCAGCTGGGCAACGTCCCGCAGGCCTTTTCGCATGTCGGTCTGATCAACAGTGCCCACCTGCTGGCCCGGGGCGCTTGCTCATCGAAGGGGTATCCCTGA